In Aquila chrysaetos chrysaetos chromosome 10, bAquChr1.4, whole genome shotgun sequence, the following proteins share a genomic window:
- the SNED1 gene encoding sushi, nidogen and EGF-like domain-containing protein 1 isoform X5 translates to MRGLAGWAVLVALGEWLWAGGVVPLADFYPFGPTQGDAATRKQDDGGSELRPLSLPFPFFGAGHTGLYVNNNGIISFLKEVSQFTPVAFPISKDRRVVAAFWADVDNRRAGDVYYRESTEQPILERASRDIAQYFPEFPGFSAQWVFIATWYRVTFFGGSSFTPVNTFQIVLITDGKLSFTIFNYESITWTTGMHASSGGDFAGLGGIAAQAGFNAGDGKRYFNIPGSRTDDIADVEMTTNVGIPGRWVFRIDDAQVQVGGCSNTTSVCLTLRPCLNGGKCIEDCITGNPSYTCSCLAGFTGKRCHVDVDECLSHPCQNGASCLNGAGNFSCRCLPGFRGTNCETEESPCESRVCQNGGRCKAVNGTAACLCQPGYTGVDCQTEVNECESSPCLNGGHCVDMVDNYTCVCLEPFVGQRCETDSSSCEDRSCRNRQTCNYIRPGRYICTCSPGYYGNNCQYGGPRVPGACLSHPCQNAGSCLETEQGYICECREGYTGQDCRDKLSDGCECRNGGSCLEGNVTICQCPPGFFGLLCEFEVTTTPCNMNTQCPDGGYCMEYGGSYLCVCHTDYSTNHTMPSPCDSEPCLNGGSCEVHDDSYTCECPRGFLGKHCEKAKPRLCSMGPCRNGGTCREADGEYHCTCPYRFTGKHCEIGKPDPCASGPCQNGGTCFHYIGKYKCDCPPGYAGRHCEIVPSACFLSPCENGATCEDLGGGYACMCPMGYVGKHCQSEVDCGVPSEVKHAQASFNSTKVGSLAEYQCELGYTLSQHNHPRVCRLPGVWSDPPECDEIDECLSQPCLNGGRCKDRIAEFLCLCEPGYSGHHCESDVDECQSEPCKNGGTCWDLPGSFTCYCPEGFVGTQCETEVDACESAPCRNGGECESYRGSYLCVCPEGFFGYHCEIASDPCFSSPCGSRGYCLPSNGTHSCTCKVSYTGKSCEKELLPPTSLKVERVEDTGVLISWHPPEDAAARQLIDGYAVTYVSLDGSYRRTDFVDRSRSAHQLRALASGRAYNISVFSVKRNVNNKNDISRPVMLTTRTRPRTVEGFEITNVTASTITVQWALHRLKHSTVSRVRVSIRQPGDLADRTVELNSSVAKYTFLDLQPGERYIIHVTTLSGLGTEDHPSESLATAPFHVWTRPLPPQNLTASRVTTTSVSMAWEQPSTGAVEGYIINVTTAQSVKSRYVPNGKLVSYTVRDLLPGQWYRLSVTAVQNTEQGQVHSEPIHLYITTLQRDGAPERRWSQGGHPRVLRNRLPPAFLPELRLLADHDTAEEPSPAPRFTELVDGRGRISARFGTALGKSITVKTREGQNCSTNPCRNGGTCARDAESYHCDCRLGFKGRLCELGTGESTRYTRTSATRRAARVPVPRRQPAENQATVTH, encoded by the exons GTGAACAACAATGGGATCATCTCATTCCTGAAGGAGGTGTCCCAGTTCACACCGGTGGCCTTCCCCATCTCCAAGGACCGGCGCGTGGTGGCTGCTTTCTGGGCTGATGTGGATAACCGGCGGGCGGGCGATGTGTATTACCGGGAGAGCACCGAGCAGCCCATCTTAGAGAGAGCAAGCAGGGACATCGCGCAGTATTTCCCCGAGTTCCCAGGGTTTTCCGCGCAGTGGGTCTTCATCGCCACCTGGTACCGAGTGACCTTCTTTGGGGGCAGTTCGTTTACACCG gtAAACACTTTCCAGATCGTTCTCATCACAGACGGCAAGCTCTCCTTCACCATCTTCAACTATGAGTCCATCACCTGGACCACGGGTATGCACGCCAGCAGTGGGGGGGACTTTGCTGGGCTCGGCGGCATCGCGGCGCAG GCAGGTTTTAACGCCGGTGATGGAAAGCGCTACTTCAACATCCCCGGATCCCGCACCGATGACATCGCTGACGTGGAGATGACGACAAATGTGGGTATCCCCGGGCGCTGGGTGTTCAGAATCGATGATGCCCAGGTGCAAGTGGGGGGCTGCAGCAATACAA CCTCTGTCTGCCTGACGCTGCGGCCCTGCCTGAATGGGGGGAAGTGTATCGAGGACTGCATCACGGGGAACCCCTCCTAcacctgctcctgcctggctggctTTACTGGGAAGAGGTGCCATGTTG ATGTGGACGAGTGTCTCTCCCACCCATGTCAGAACGGAGCCTCCTGCCTCAATGGTGCCGGCAACTTCAGCTGCAGGTGCCTGCCGGGCTTCAGAGGCACCAACTGCGAGACCG AAGAGTCGCCATGTGAGAGCAGGGTGTGCCAGAACGGCGGGAGGTGCAAGGCGGTGAACGGGACGGCAGCGTGCTTGTGCCAGCCGGGGTACACAGGGGTGGACTGCCAGACAG AGGTGAACGAGTGCGAGTCCAGCCCGTGCTTGAACGGTGGGCACTGTGTCGACATGGTTGATAACTACACCTGCGTGTGCCTGGAGCCCTTCGTGGGACAGCGCTGTGAGACAg ACTCATCTTCCTGCGAGGACCGGAGCTGCAGAAACCGGCAGACGTGCAACTACATCCGCCCTGGCCGCTACATCTGCACCTGCTCCCCGGGTTATTACGGCAACAACTGCCAGTACG GTGGGCCCCGTGTGCCCGGCGCCTGCCTCTCCCACCCATGCCAGAACGCGGGCAGCTGCCTGGAGACGGAGCAGGGCTACATCTGCGAATGCCGGGAGGGCTACACCGGGCAGGACTGTCGAGACA AACTCTCGGATGGCTGTGAGTGTCGCAATGGGGGCAGTTGTCTGGAGGGGAATGTCACCATCTGCCAATGCCCACCTGGGTTTTTTGGTCTCCTCTGTGAATTTG AAGTCACCACCACGCCGTGCAACATGAACACGCAGTGCCCGGATGGTGGGTACTGCATGGAGTATGGCGGGAGCTACCTCTGTGTCTGCCACACTGACTACAGCACCAACCACA CGATGCCATCCCCCTGTGACTCAGAGCCCTGCCTGAACGGGGGGTCCTGTGAGGTTCATGACGACTCGTATACCTGCGAGTGTCCTCGAGGCTTCCTTGGCAAGCACTGCGAGAAAG CCAAGCCACGGCTCTGCAGCATGGGGCCCTGTCGCAACGGGGGCACCTGCAGGGAGGCGGATGGCGAGTACCACTGCACCTGCCCCTACCGCTTCACCGGCAAGCACTGCGAGATCG GTAAGCCAGACCCCTGTGCCTCGGGGCCCTGCCAGAACGGGGGCACCTGCTTCCACTACATCGGCAAGTACAAGTGCGACTGTCCCCCAGGCTACGCTGGCCGGCACTGCGAGATTG TGCCCTCCGCGTGCTTCCTTAGCCCCTGTGAGAACGGCGCTACCTGCGAGGACCTTGGCGGGGGCTATGCTTGCATGTGCCCCATGGGCTATGTAGGGAAGCACTGCCAGTCTG AGGTCGACTGTGGCGTCCCCAGCGAGGTGAAGCATGCCCAGGCCTCTTTCAACTCCACCAAGGTGGGCTCGCTGGCTGAATACCAGTGTGAGCTGGGCTACACCCTCAGTCAGCACAACCACCCCCGTGTCTGCCGCTTGCCAGGCGTCTGGAGCGACCCCCCCGAATGCGATG AGATTGATGAGTGcctgtcccagccctgcctgaacGGTGGCCGGTGCAAGGACCGCATTGCCGAGTTCCTGTGCCTGTGTGAGCCAGGTTACAGCGGCCACCACTGCGAGTCGG ATGTTGATGAGTGCCAGTCAGAGCCCTGTAAGAATGGCGGGACCTGCTGGGACCTCCCTGGGTCCTTCACTTGCTACTGTCCCGAGGGCTTTGTGGGGACCCAGTGCGAGACAG aAGTGGACGCCTGCGAGTCAGCCCCTTGCCGAAATGGAGGAGAGTGCGAGAGCTACAGGGGCTCCTACCTCTGTGTGTGCCCAGAGGGTTTCTTCGGCTACCACTGCGAGATAG CCAGCGACCCGTGCTTCTCCAGTCCCTGCGGGAGCAGAGGCTACTGCCTGCCCAGCAATGGCACCCACAGCTGCACCTGCAAAGTCAGCTACACAGGCAAGAGCTGCGAAAAAG AATTGCTGCCACCAACCTCATTAAAGGTGGAAAGGGTGGAGGACACTGGTGTGTTGATTTCTTGGCACCCACCTGAGGACGCAGCCGCCAGGCAACTCATTGACGGCTACGCCGTGACGTACGTATCCCTCGACGGCTCTTACCGCAGGACAGATTTTGTGGACCGAAGTCGTTCTGCCCACCAATTGCGGGCACTAGCCTCCGGCAGAGCCTacaatatttctgtcttttcagtcAAACGCAACGTGAACAACAAGAACGATATCAGCAGGCCCGTCATGCTCACCACACGCACTA GACCGCGTACGGTGGAAGGCTTTGAGATCACGAACGTGACAGCCAGCACCATCACGGTGCAATGGGCTCTCCACCGGCTCAAGCACTCCACTGTCAGTAGGGTGCGTGTCTCCATCCGCCAGCCGGGGGACCTGGCAGACCGCACCGTGGAGCTGAACAGCAGCGTGGCCAAGTACACCTTCCT GGATCTGCAACCAGGAGAGAGGTACATCATCCATGTCACGACGCTGAGCGGCCTGGGGACGGAAGACCACCCCTCGGAGAGTCTGGCCACGGCCCCCTTCCATGTGTGGACAA ggcctctacccccccaaaacctcacCGCCTCCCGCGTCACCACCACCTCCGTGTCGATGGCGTGGGAGCAGCCGTCCACCGGCGCTGTAGAGGGGTACATCATCAACGTCACCACCGCTCAGAGTGTGAAGAGCCGCTACGTGCCCAATGGGAAGCTTGTGTCCTACACAGTGCGGGACCTGCTCCCTGGGCAGTGGTACCGCCTGTCCGTGACGGCTGTGCAGAACACAGAGCAAGGCCAAGTGCACAGTGAACCCATCCACCTCTACATCACCACCT TGCAGAGGGATGGGGCTCCGGAGAGACGGTGGAGCCAAGGTGGACACCCCCGGGTCCTGCGCAACAGGCTGCCCCCAGCTTTCCTGCCCGAGCTCCGCTTGCTAGCAGATCACGACACAGCTGAGGAGCCCTCACCAGCCCCCAG GTTCACCGAGCTGGTGGATGGCAGAGGGAGGATCAGCGCCAGGTTTGGCACTGCGCTGGGTAAATCCATCACTGTGAAGACAC GTGAGGGGCAGAACTGCTCCACAAACCCCTGCAGGAACGGAGGCACCTGCGCCAGGGACGCCGAGTCCTACCACTGCGACTGCCGCCTGGGATTTAAGGGCCGGCTCTGCGAGCTGG GTACAGGAGAGTCTACAAGGTACACCAGGACATCTGCTACAAGGAGAGCTGCGAGGGTACCGGTTCCGAGAAGACAACCAGCAG aaaaccAAGCAACAGTCACACACTGA